A window of Streptomyces armeniacus contains these coding sequences:
- a CDS encoding helix-turn-helix transcriptional regulator → MSDAVQRRSEAPVLVGRTGELHALLDAITHPPSVALVEGEAGIGKTRLIREALRHPSVRARRILLGSCHPLREPFPYGPVFELLRGLDGGLPDGLSPVCGALRPYLPELAGLLPPAPEPLEDHRARQHRLFRAVRALLAALGDVVVVVEDLHWADDGTRDLVRFLVDEPPAGLSAVLSYRREDLPGTGLPLGRAYRHPPGTTAVLIPLQVLDVHAVRSLTAAITGNSDIPGPLAAALLERTAGIPFVLEEVIRALPGADGLSDPGSGRAALENVQVPMLLQEAITDRMAVLSPAASDAVRAVAVLRVPVDEELLAAVTGTSRAEAGESVREALLAGVLHEYGDGRYGFRHALAQQAVYAGLPGPDRHRLHREVMVVLAAREAPPLVQLAYHARRAGALAEWHRYGEAAAEAAREMGDIALAVELLEELLSDARLDPLELGRLAAQLSRDAVAGLSHRRACALLRRVVGESQLPDALRGEIRLHLGLLLYNQAGDHEAGRADTEIAVEELRDRPELAARGMAALAMPSWGDHPYQVYERWITRAEELAERGDDPEALMAVRGNHLALRMSLGDSSVWARAEELLGQGGSVAERRQIARSCGNFADAATSLGHYAKGQRYRAEGWRLAAECGAPYTEGIVEGTGLRLDWYAGRWQGLAERARHTLDVVQGVSGIAADAHLVLGMLALARGEWEEAAARLDAAGLADPANAPAPILATAAGMMARLRVSRGELSGACAEAERGVARIRRKGIWPWAGDLAPAAVGALVRGGRTDDAARLADEFEAGVAGRDAPLAAAAVWACRGLVAGARGRHEEAAAALGEARARYAALPQPYAAARAAEAAARSRIAAAGERDAGADGGEAGARTGAGPRTGADGSIRTGETAAATAELAALAEEFTELGAARDAARCRRAVRGSGVTLPSRRGRRGYGDQLSPREDDVARLVALGHTNREIADVLYLSPRTVEQHVAKVLRKLNAASRSEVAALRTGRDPAGRT, encoded by the coding sequence ATGTCCGATGCGGTCCAGCGGCGTTCCGAGGCACCGGTCCTGGTCGGGCGCACCGGCGAGCTGCATGCGCTGCTCGACGCGATCACGCACCCGCCGTCGGTCGCGCTCGTGGAGGGCGAGGCCGGGATCGGCAAGACCCGGCTGATCCGCGAGGCGCTCCGGCACCCCTCCGTACGCGCCCGCCGCATCCTCCTCGGCAGCTGCCACCCGCTGCGCGAACCGTTCCCGTACGGGCCCGTGTTCGAGCTGCTGCGCGGCCTGGACGGCGGGCTCCCCGACGGGCTCAGCCCGGTGTGCGGCGCGCTGCGCCCGTACCTCCCCGAGCTCGCCGGGCTGCTGCCGCCCGCCCCCGAGCCGCTGGAGGACCACCGCGCGCGCCAGCACCGGCTGTTCCGCGCCGTACGCGCGCTGCTGGCGGCGCTGGGCGACGTCGTCGTGGTGGTCGAGGACCTGCACTGGGCGGACGACGGCACCCGCGATCTCGTACGGTTCCTGGTGGACGAGCCGCCGGCCGGCCTGTCCGCCGTGCTCAGCTACCGCCGCGAGGACCTGCCGGGCACCGGGCTGCCGCTGGGCCGCGCGTACCGCCATCCGCCCGGCACCACCGCCGTGCTGATCCCGCTCCAGGTGCTGGACGTGCACGCCGTACGCAGCCTCACCGCCGCCATCACCGGCAACTCCGACATTCCCGGCCCGCTCGCCGCCGCCCTGCTGGAACGCACCGCGGGCATCCCGTTCGTGCTGGAGGAGGTGATCCGCGCGCTGCCCGGCGCCGACGGGCTGTCCGATCCGGGCAGCGGGCGGGCGGCGCTGGAGAACGTACAGGTGCCGATGCTGCTCCAGGAGGCCATCACGGACCGGATGGCCGTCCTGTCCCCGGCCGCGTCCGACGCCGTACGGGCCGTGGCGGTGCTGCGGGTGCCCGTGGACGAGGAGCTGCTCGCCGCCGTGACGGGCACGTCGCGGGCCGAGGCGGGGGAGTCCGTACGGGAGGCACTGCTCGCCGGGGTGCTGCACGAGTACGGGGACGGCCGCTACGGCTTCCGGCACGCGCTCGCCCAGCAGGCGGTGTACGCGGGCCTGCCCGGGCCCGACCGGCACCGGCTGCACCGCGAGGTGATGGTGGTGCTCGCCGCACGCGAGGCACCGCCGCTGGTCCAACTCGCGTACCACGCGCGGCGGGCGGGCGCGCTCGCCGAGTGGCACCGGTACGGCGAGGCGGCCGCGGAGGCGGCGCGGGAGATGGGCGACATCGCGCTCGCCGTCGAACTCCTGGAGGAGCTCCTCTCCGACGCGCGCCTCGACCCGCTCGAACTCGGCCGGCTCGCCGCACAGCTCAGCCGGGACGCGGTGGCCGGCCTGTCGCACCGCCGCGCCTGCGCGCTGCTGCGCCGCGTGGTCGGCGAGAGCCAGCTGCCGGACGCGCTGCGCGGCGAGATACGCCTCCACCTCGGGCTGCTGCTCTACAACCAGGCCGGCGACCACGAGGCGGGCCGCGCCGACACCGAGATCGCCGTGGAGGAGCTGCGCGACCGCCCCGAACTCGCCGCCCGCGGCATGGCCGCGCTGGCGATGCCCAGCTGGGGCGACCACCCGTACCAGGTGTACGAGCGGTGGATCACGCGCGCCGAGGAGCTGGCCGAACGGGGCGACGACCCCGAGGCGCTGATGGCCGTACGCGGCAACCACCTGGCGCTGCGCATGAGCCTCGGCGACAGCTCCGTGTGGGCGCGCGCGGAGGAACTGCTGGGGCAGGGCGGTTCGGTTGCGGAACGCCGCCAGATCGCCCGTTCCTGCGGTAACTTCGCGGACGCCGCGACCAGCCTCGGGCACTACGCGAAGGGGCAGCGATACCGCGCCGAGGGCTGGCGGCTGGCCGCCGAGTGCGGCGCGCCGTACACCGAGGGCATCGTGGAGGGCACGGGGCTGCGGCTGGACTGGTACGCCGGCCGCTGGCAGGGTCTCGCCGAACGCGCCCGGCACACCCTCGACGTGGTGCAGGGCGTGTCCGGCATCGCCGCCGACGCCCATCTGGTGCTGGGCATGCTGGCGTTGGCGCGCGGCGAGTGGGAGGAGGCCGCGGCGCGGCTGGACGCCGCCGGGCTCGCCGACCCCGCGAACGCGCCCGCGCCGATCCTCGCAACCGCCGCCGGAATGATGGCGCGGCTGCGCGTGTCGCGCGGCGAACTGTCCGGCGCCTGCGCCGAGGCGGAACGCGGCGTCGCCCGCATCCGCCGCAAGGGCATCTGGCCCTGGGCGGGCGACCTGGCGCCGGCGGCCGTCGGCGCGCTGGTGCGCGGCGGGCGTACGGACGACGCGGCGCGGCTGGCGGACGAGTTCGAGGCGGGCGTCGCCGGGCGGGACGCGCCGCTGGCGGCGGCCGCGGTGTGGGCGTGCCGGGGCCTGGTGGCGGGGGCGCGCGGGCGGCACGAGGAGGCCGCGGCGGCGCTGGGCGAGGCGCGGGCGCGGTACGCGGCGCTGCCGCAGCCGTACGCCGCGGCGCGGGCCGCGGAGGCGGCGGCGCGCAGCCGCATCGCGGCGGCGGGGGAGCGGGATGCGGGCGCGGACGGCGGTGAGGCGGGCGCACGTACGGGTGCGGGCCCCCGTACGGGTGCGGACGGGAGCATCCGGACCGGCGAAACGGCCGCGGCGACCGCCGAACTGGCCGCGCTCGCCGAGGAGTTCACCGAGCTCGGCGCGGCGCGCGACGCCGCGCGCTGCCGCCGCGCCGTGCGCGGCAGCGGCGTCACGCTGCCCTCGCGCAGGGGCCGCAGGGGCTACGGCGACCAGCTGTCCCCGCGCGAGGACGACGTCGCCCGGCTCGTGGCGCTCGGCCACACCAACCGCGAGATCGCCGACGTGCTGTACCTGTCACCGCGTACGGTGGAGCAGCATGTCGCCAAAGTGCTGCGCAAGCTGAACGCCGCCTCCCGCAGCGAGGTCGCCGCCCTCCGCACGGGGCGCGACCCGGCGGGACGTACGTGA
- a CDS encoding S8 family peptidase gives MRTRSTRKRRFGAVGAGGIAAMALALAGTTAVAGETAPDGSAERGSIRNADVPGAVEGRYIVALDGAASVRSGVRAAVRTQAEDLVGSHGGDVELVYSAAFRGFALEATEDQAERLAAAPGVRYVEADAVARATGEQPNPPSWGIDRVDGSLNGNYAYPNDGAGVTSYVVDTGVDMDHPNFEGRATSGRDFIDNDSDASDCQGHGTHVAGTMGSRDYGVAKKTDLVSVRVLDCQGSGQWSQVIGGIDWVAQNADGPSSANMSLGGPANSSVDSAVQGAISSGVSFSVAAGNDSRDACGTSPARVPQAITLGSTDRSDGRSSFSNYGRCLDLFAPGGAIVSTANGGGSTQMSGTSMASPHAAGAAALYLSAHPDASPQQVSDAIVTAAQSGAVSNPGSGSPNRLLNVTGLGLR, from the coding sequence ATGCGTACACGGAGCACGAGGAAGAGACGGTTCGGAGCGGTCGGCGCCGGAGGCATCGCCGCGATGGCGCTCGCGCTGGCCGGCACCACCGCTGTGGCTGGCGAGACGGCACCGGACGGGTCCGCGGAACGGGGCAGCATACGGAACGCGGACGTACCGGGCGCGGTCGAGGGCCGGTACATCGTGGCGCTGGACGGCGCCGCGTCCGTACGGTCCGGTGTGCGGGCCGCCGTACGTACCCAGGCAGAGGACCTGGTCGGCAGCCATGGCGGCGACGTGGAGCTCGTGTACTCGGCGGCCTTCCGCGGTTTCGCCCTGGAGGCCACGGAGGACCAGGCCGAACGGCTGGCCGCGGCGCCCGGCGTGCGGTACGTCGAGGCGGACGCGGTGGCGCGGGCCACCGGCGAGCAGCCCAACCCGCCGTCATGGGGCATCGACCGCGTCGACGGCTCCCTGAACGGCAACTACGCGTACCCGAACGACGGCGCGGGCGTCACCTCGTACGTGGTGGACACCGGCGTCGACATGGACCACCCGAACTTCGAGGGCCGCGCCACCAGCGGCCGTGACTTCATCGACAACGACAGCGACGCCAGCGACTGCCAGGGCCACGGCACGCACGTGGCCGGCACCATGGGCAGCCGGGACTACGGCGTCGCGAAGAAGACCGACCTGGTCTCCGTACGGGTGCTCGACTGCCAGGGCAGCGGCCAGTGGTCGCAGGTCATCGGCGGCATCGACTGGGTGGCGCAGAACGCCGACGGCCCCTCCAGCGCCAACATGAGCCTCGGCGGACCCGCCAACTCCTCGGTGGACAGCGCGGTCCAGGGCGCCATCAGCAGCGGCGTGTCCTTCTCGGTCGCGGCCGGGAACGACAGCAGGGACGCGTGCGGGACCAGCCCCGCGCGGGTGCCGCAGGCCATCACGCTCGGCTCGACGGACCGGAGCGACGGCCGCTCCAGCTTCTCCAACTACGGCCGCTGCCTCGACCTGTTCGCGCCCGGCGGCGCCATCGTCTCCACCGCCAACGGCGGCGGCTCGACCCAGATGAGCGGCACCTCGATGGCCTCGCCGCACGCGGCGGGCGCCGCGGCGCTCTACCTGTCCGCACACCCGGACGCGAGCCCGCAGCAGGTCAGCGACGCGATCGTGACGGCCGCCCAGTCCGGCGCGGTGTCCAACCCGGGCAGCGGCTCGCCGAACCGGCTGCTGAACGTGACGGGCCTGGGGCTGCGTTGA
- a CDS encoding alkaline phosphatase PhoX — MPISRRDFARRSAVTGAGVAIVGSAGVLSSAPGALAAPGDGTGSGDGNAQGHGGGHRPELGYGPLIPDPDGILALPEGFSYQVLTHSGVTKLESGESTPAKHDGTAPFEGARGATLLVNNHELSGPRSEHDHPVPLTDGLVYDPAAPGGCTVVEVSKHGDHVTEWVGIAGTAQNCAGGSTPWGTWLTCEETTDRAGENGMTKDHGYVFEVDPHDRRANRDPQPIKALGRFDHEAVVVDSRRGHLYLTEDADEPNGLFFRWVPPSGFRHGRGRLRGLADDAGKLQAMKCFDSGGRFVEDLSHSTKTGVVYGVDWVDVPDRDARETPVREQFADHEITRARKLEGMWWGDGGAYFVSSYARAEDSPGEPHDGQVWFYDPKRRTVTLKVRLAVNKDPDQPGGLDGPDNITVSPYGGLILAEDGEGHQHLFGATDSGETYPLARNEFNLGTEEEPDYSEFAGVCFSADGSTLFASIQMPGILLAITGPWRRQRRR; from the coding sequence ATGCCGATCAGCCGCAGAGACTTCGCCAGGCGATCCGCCGTCACGGGCGCGGGCGTCGCCATCGTCGGCAGCGCGGGCGTACTGAGCAGTGCGCCCGGCGCACTGGCGGCGCCGGGAGACGGGACGGGCAGCGGGGACGGGAACGCGCAGGGACACGGCGGCGGCCACCGGCCCGAACTCGGCTACGGCCCGCTGATCCCCGACCCCGACGGCATCCTCGCGCTGCCGGAGGGCTTCTCGTACCAGGTCCTCACGCACTCCGGCGTCACCAAGCTGGAGTCCGGCGAGAGCACGCCCGCCAAGCACGACGGCACCGCGCCGTTCGAGGGCGCGCGGGGCGCCACGCTGCTGGTCAACAACCACGAGCTGTCCGGGCCGCGCAGCGAGCACGACCACCCCGTGCCGCTCACCGACGGCCTCGTCTACGACCCGGCCGCGCCCGGCGGCTGCACCGTCGTGGAGGTCTCCAAGCACGGTGACCACGTCACCGAGTGGGTCGGCATCGCCGGCACCGCGCAGAACTGCGCGGGCGGCAGCACCCCCTGGGGCACCTGGCTCACCTGCGAGGAGACCACCGACCGCGCCGGCGAGAACGGCATGACCAAGGACCACGGCTACGTCTTCGAGGTCGACCCGCACGACCGCCGCGCGAACCGCGACCCGCAGCCGATCAAGGCGCTGGGCCGGTTCGACCACGAGGCCGTCGTCGTGGACAGCCGGCGCGGACACCTCTACCTCACCGAGGACGCCGACGAGCCCAACGGCCTCTTCTTCCGCTGGGTTCCGCCGTCCGGCTTCCGGCACGGCCGCGGCCGGCTGCGCGGCCTCGCGGACGACGCGGGCAAGCTGCAGGCCATGAAGTGCTTCGACTCCGGCGGCCGCTTCGTCGAGGACCTGTCGCACAGCACCAAGACGGGTGTCGTGTACGGCGTGGACTGGGTGGACGTGCCCGACCGCGACGCCCGCGAGACGCCCGTACGCGAGCAGTTCGCGGACCACGAGATCACCCGCGCCCGCAAGCTCGAGGGCATGTGGTGGGGCGACGGCGGCGCGTACTTCGTCTCCTCCTACGCCCGCGCCGAGGACAGCCCCGGCGAACCGCACGACGGCCAGGTCTGGTTCTACGACCCCAAGCGGCGCACCGTCACGCTGAAGGTGCGGCTCGCCGTCAACAAGGACCCGGACCAGCCCGGCGGCCTCGACGGGCCCGACAACATCACCGTGTCCCCGTACGGCGGCCTGATCCTCGCCGAGGACGGCGAGGGCCACCAGCACCTGTTCGGCGCGACGGACAGCGGCGAGACGTATCCGCTGGCGCGCAACGAGTTCAACCTGGGCACGGAGGAGGAGCCGGACTACAGCGAGTTCGCGGGCGTCTGCTTCTCGGCCGACGGCAGCACGCTGTTCGCGAGCATCCAGATGCCCGGCATCCTGCTGGCCATCACGGGGCCGTGGCGACGTCAGCGGAGGCGCTGA
- a CDS encoding carboxymuconolactone decarboxylase family protein, protein MSTPGAGETGGAEGAGAAEGVDGGGRIPPLEPPYAPETAELLERMMPGREPIALFRMLARNAPLAEAMHEWGGYELGRGRPTFSLREREIVIDRTCALRGCEYEWGVHVAVFAERAGLDAEQIRSLTHGAHTDACWTDPRDRLLVELTDALHAGSDVPDELWGRLAGEFAPEQLLDLLTLCGWYHAVSFLARATRLPLEPEAPRFTDYA, encoded by the coding sequence ATGTCGACACCGGGAGCCGGGGAGACCGGCGGAGCCGAGGGCGCCGGGGCGGCTGAGGGTGTCGACGGGGGCGGTCGTATCCCGCCGCTGGAGCCGCCGTACGCGCCGGAGACGGCCGAACTGCTGGAACGGATGATGCCGGGCCGCGAGCCCATCGCGCTGTTCCGCATGCTGGCGCGCAACGCGCCGCTGGCCGAGGCGATGCACGAGTGGGGCGGCTACGAACTCGGCCGTGGCCGCCCCACGTTCAGCCTCCGCGAGCGCGAGATCGTGATCGACCGCACGTGCGCGCTGCGCGGCTGCGAGTACGAATGGGGCGTGCACGTCGCGGTCTTCGCGGAGCGCGCGGGGCTGGACGCGGAGCAGATCCGCTCGCTGACCCACGGGGCGCACACGGACGCGTGCTGGACGGACCCACGCGACCGGCTCCTCGTGGAGCTGACGGACGCGCTGCACGCCGGTTCGGACGTGCCGGACGAGCTGTGGGGGCGGCTGGCGGGCGAGTTCGCCCCGGAGCAGCTGCTGGACCTGCTGACGCTGTGCGGCTGGTACCACGCGGTGAGCTTCCTGGCCCGCGCCACAAGACTCCCCTTGGAGCCGGAGGCTCCGCGCTTCACCGACTACGCGTGA
- a CDS encoding TerD family protein has protein sequence MTPGSNLPLTAARVAVEVTAPVRLDVSGLLIAADGKVRSDADFVFYNQPSGPGVTHSSGAADTITVDTAAVPADIEKIVVTASLDAPGATFSGTEPTATVRDAGSQAVVATFTPPQLSNETALVVVEVYRRNGAWKVRAVGQGYANGLGGIATDFGVSVEEEPAAAPQAPPAPAAPQAPQAPQAPQAPAAPQAPPAPSAPMPPSTPAPSFPSPPAAPQAPTGPAAPPVPPAPAPAPAAAPAPAPGGGGKINLDKGRVSLQKNETVSLVKGGRPMLASVKMGLGWEPAFRSKDIDLDASVIAYDANRKKIDSCYFGKLAILNGVIQHSGDNLTGEGAGDDEVITVHLGDLPQQVSGLVFTVNSFSGQKFTDVAKAYCRLLDAGSGQELVRFDLTNAEPRTGVLMCKLIRQFSGEWEMTALGSYVDSRTVRGMVKPGAAAL, from the coding sequence ATGACCCCTGGCTCGAACCTTCCGCTGACCGCCGCGAGAGTGGCGGTGGAGGTGACGGCACCGGTGCGGCTCGACGTGTCCGGCCTGCTGATCGCCGCTGACGGCAAGGTCCGGTCCGACGCCGACTTCGTGTTCTACAACCAGCCCAGCGGTCCCGGCGTGACCCACAGCAGCGGTGCGGCCGACACCATCACGGTGGACACCGCGGCCGTTCCGGCCGATATCGAGAAGATCGTGGTCACGGCGAGTCTGGACGCCCCGGGCGCCACCTTCTCGGGCACCGAGCCCACCGCCACGGTCCGCGACGCGGGGTCGCAAGCGGTCGTCGCCACCTTCACACCGCCGCAGCTGAGCAACGAGACGGCGCTGGTCGTGGTGGAGGTGTACCGGCGTAACGGCGCGTGGAAGGTGCGCGCCGTCGGCCAGGGATACGCGAACGGACTCGGCGGCATCGCCACGGACTTCGGCGTCAGCGTGGAGGAGGAGCCGGCCGCCGCGCCGCAGGCGCCCCCGGCGCCGGCAGCACCTCAGGCCCCGCAGGCACCTCAGGCCCCGCAGGCCCCGGCGGCACCTCAGGCACCGCCCGCTCCCTCCGCTCCGATGCCGCCGTCCACGCCCGCGCCCTCGTTCCCGAGCCCGCCCGCCGCCCCGCAGGCACCCACCGGCCCGGCGGCACCGCCCGTACCGCCGGCCCCGGCACCCGCGCCGGCCGCCGCACCCGCACCCGCACCCGGCGGCGGCGGCAAGATCAACCTCGACAAGGGCCGGGTGAGCCTCCAGAAGAACGAGACCGTCTCGCTCGTCAAGGGCGGCCGCCCGATGCTCGCTTCGGTGAAGATGGGCCTCGGCTGGGAGCCCGCGTTCCGCTCGAAGGACATCGACCTGGACGCGTCGGTCATCGCGTACGACGCGAACCGCAAGAAGATCGACTCCTGTTACTTCGGCAAGCTCGCCATCCTCAACGGCGTCATCCAGCACTCCGGTGACAACCTCACCGGCGAGGGCGCGGGCGACGACGAGGTGATCACGGTCCACCTCGGCGATCTGCCCCAGCAGGTCTCCGGGCTGGTCTTCACCGTGAACTCCTTCTCGGGGCAGAAGTTCACGGACGTCGCGAAAGCGTACTGCCGTCTGCTCGACGCGGGCAGCGGCCAGGAGCTCGTCCGCTTCGACCTCACCAACGCCGAGCCGCGCACCGGGGTCCTGATGTGCAAGCTGATCAGGCAGTTCTCCGGTGAGTGGGAGATGACGGCCCTCGGCTCGTACGTCGACTCGCGCACCGTCCGCGGCATGGTCAAGCCGGGCGCCGCGGCGCTCTAG
- a CDS encoding DMT family transporter gives MPAAVISAGLVLMWSSGFVGAELGTRQAGADTLLMWRAVAAAVLLGSGWLLLRRRRIPLRVLAAQAVIGLLSQAVYLGSIFWAVGAGVPAGTSALIAALQPLAAGALAGPLLGETVTRRQWAGLVTGLAGATLVVADDLTAPGAAPPWAYALPFTGMAGLLAASFLERRTPRPLEPVDALPVHCLTSALAFTAIAAAAGHATPPGTGSFWLAVAWVVLLSTVGGYGFYWLSLRRSGVTRTSALIYLTPPTTAVWAYAMFGESMGTLALAGLAVSVAGVVTATLPVRERAGVRGRVPIRVRAKEPQTTAVRYPGHDCYDPWLEPSADRRESGGGGDGTGAARRVRPADRR, from the coding sequence ATGCCCGCCGCCGTCATCTCCGCCGGCCTCGTGCTGATGTGGAGCTCCGGGTTCGTCGGCGCCGAACTCGGCACCCGCCAGGCCGGCGCCGACACCCTCCTGATGTGGCGGGCCGTCGCCGCCGCCGTGCTGCTCGGCAGCGGCTGGCTGCTGCTGCGCCGCCGCCGCATCCCGCTCCGGGTGCTGGCCGCGCAGGCGGTGATCGGCCTGCTGTCGCAGGCCGTCTACCTCGGTTCGATCTTCTGGGCCGTCGGCGCCGGCGTCCCCGCCGGCACCTCGGCGCTGATCGCCGCGCTCCAGCCGCTGGCCGCGGGCGCACTCGCCGGGCCGCTGCTCGGCGAGACGGTCACCCGGCGCCAGTGGGCCGGGCTGGTCACCGGGCTGGCCGGGGCGACCCTCGTGGTGGCCGACGACCTGACGGCGCCCGGGGCCGCACCGCCGTGGGCGTACGCGCTGCCCTTCACGGGCATGGCCGGACTGCTCGCCGCGAGCTTCCTGGAACGCCGTACGCCGCGGCCGCTCGAGCCCGTGGACGCGCTGCCCGTGCACTGCCTGACCAGCGCGCTCGCCTTCACGGCGATCGCCGCCGCGGCGGGGCACGCGACGCCGCCGGGCACCGGCTCGTTCTGGCTGGCGGTGGCCTGGGTGGTGCTGCTGTCCACCGTCGGCGGCTACGGCTTCTACTGGCTCAGCCTCCGCCGCAGCGGCGTCACCCGCACCAGCGCGCTGATCTATCTGACGCCGCCGACGACGGCGGTGTGGGCGTACGCGATGTTCGGCGAGTCCATGGGCACGCTCGCGCTGGCAGGGCTGGCGGTGAGCGTGGCGGGTGTCGTCACGGCGACGCTGCCCGTACGGGAGCGGGCGGGCGTACGGGGACGGGTGCCCATACGGGTTCGGGCAAAGGAACCGCAAACCACGGCCGTTCGTTACCCCGGTCATGACTGCTATGACCCCTGGCTCGAACCTTCCGCTGACCGCCGCGAGAGTGGCGGTGGAGGTGACGGCACCGGTGCGGCTCGACGTGTCCGGCCTGCTGATCGCCGCTGA
- a CDS encoding TetR/AcrR family transcriptional regulator, whose protein sequence is MAEQAEQTEQAGQAEQVLTPGGRKILDAASGLFYGRGINAVGVDLIAREAGVTKKTLYDRFGSKETLVAAYLRERDQRWRDWLTGRVEAAGDTPYARVLAAFDALAEWMRRENPRGCGFVNAAAELPDASHPGRAVIEGQKHWMRGYLRELCAGTGAADPAELADELLLLYEGATVLGGLEITPAPAATARSLAVLALERAGCRHP, encoded by the coding sequence GTGGCTGAGCAGGCTGAGCAGACCGAGCAGGCAGGACAGGCAGAGCAGGTGCTCACGCCCGGCGGGCGGAAGATCCTCGACGCGGCGTCCGGGCTGTTCTACGGACGCGGCATCAACGCGGTCGGAGTCGACCTCATCGCCCGGGAGGCGGGCGTCACCAAGAAGACGCTCTACGACCGCTTCGGCTCGAAGGAGACCCTCGTCGCGGCCTATCTGCGGGAGCGGGACCAGCGCTGGCGCGACTGGCTGACCGGCCGGGTCGAGGCGGCCGGCGACACCCCGTACGCACGCGTGCTGGCGGCCTTCGACGCGCTGGCCGAGTGGATGCGCCGCGAGAACCCGCGCGGCTGCGGTTTCGTCAACGCCGCGGCCGAACTCCCCGACGCCTCGCACCCCGGCCGTGCGGTCATCGAGGGCCAGAAGCACTGGATGCGCGGCTACCTCCGGGAGCTGTGCGCGGGCACCGGCGCTGCCGACCCGGCGGAGCTCGCGGACGAACTGCTGCTGCTGTACGAGGGTGCGACCGTGCTCGGCGGCCTCGAAATCACCCCGGCCCCGGCGGCGACTGCCCGCTCACTGGCCGTCCTGGCCCTGGAACGGGCGGGCTGCCGCCACCCGTAG
- a CDS encoding NAD-dependent epimerase/dehydratase family protein — MPAPRTVLLTGAAGGLGTLMRELLPSYGYELRLFDVQPVDGAPEAITADLNDTAALREAVRGADAVLHLAGISLEAPFEKILAANIQGTHALYEAVRQEGVPRVVFASSNHAVGFTPRPPQPRGDVPLIPVDTPRRPDTFYGLSKSFGEDLAQLYWDLHGIETVSVRIGSCFPEPTSVRMLSLWMSPADGARLFHAALTADGVGHTTVYGSSANTRLWWDLSSARALGYESQDDSEPYAAKLVAEQGEPDLSDPEHAYVGGHFCTRPPQWPH; from the coding sequence ATGCCTGCTCCCCGCACCGTCCTGCTCACCGGCGCCGCCGGCGGACTCGGCACACTGATGCGCGAGCTCCTGCCCTCGTACGGCTACGAGCTGCGGCTGTTCGACGTACAGCCCGTGGACGGCGCACCGGAGGCGATCACCGCGGACCTGAACGACACCGCCGCCCTACGCGAGGCGGTGCGCGGCGCCGACGCCGTCCTGCACCTCGCGGGCATCTCCCTGGAGGCGCCGTTCGAGAAGATCCTCGCGGCGAACATCCAGGGCACGCACGCGCTGTACGAGGCCGTACGGCAGGAGGGCGTGCCCCGCGTCGTGTTCGCATCCTCGAATCACGCCGTCGGCTTCACCCCGCGCCCGCCGCAGCCGCGCGGAGACGTCCCGCTGATCCCCGTGGACACGCCGCGCCGCCCCGACACCTTCTACGGGCTGTCCAAGTCGTTCGGCGAGGACCTGGCGCAGCTGTACTGGGACCTGCACGGCATCGAAACGGTCTCCGTACGGATCGGCTCCTGCTTCCCCGAGCCCACCAGCGTCCGGATGCTGTCCCTCTGGATGAGCCCGGCGGACGGCGCGCGCCTCTTCCACGCGGCGCTCACGGCGGACGGCGTCGGGCACACCACCGTCTACGGCTCCTCCGCCAACACCCGTCTGTGGTGGGACCTGTCGTCCGCGCGGGCCCTGGGATACGAGTCGCAGGACGACTCCGAGCCGTACGCCGCGAAGCTCGTCGCCGAACAGGGCGAACCGGACCTGAGCGACCCCGAACACGCCTACGTGGGTGGCCACTTCTGCACCCGCCCGCCGCAGTGGCCGCACTGA